Proteins from a single region of Aureibacter tunicatorum:
- a CDS encoding rhomboid family intramembrane serine protease gives MEHISTHESKLFYRSLLMTTLFIGILWTITVLEWFMHEDFGFLGILPRKIEGAVGIITGPLIHGSFSHLLSNTFPLLILGIGLFYFYHKIAIQVFVSIYVASGFWVWLSAREAYHIGSSGIVYGLVSFLFFIGLLRRDQKSMAVSLCVFLLYGGMMYGLMPSNGEVSWESHLFGTLTGLFCALYFQNYSEESKPSLRPVESRGVDYTRSRLEYPKRHVMRISSHTHGKQVRFKYKVKKSENNNNPRKR, from the coding sequence ATGGAGCATATTTCTACGCACGAATCGAAGCTTTTTTATCGAAGCTTATTGATGACAACTCTTTTCATAGGGATTTTGTGGACGATTACAGTTTTGGAGTGGTTCATGCACGAGGACTTTGGATTCCTTGGCATATTGCCCAGAAAAATTGAAGGGGCTGTTGGTATCATCACAGGTCCTTTGATTCACGGTAGTTTTTCCCATTTATTGTCAAATACTTTTCCCTTGTTGATTCTTGGCATAGGTTTGTTTTATTTTTATCATAAGATTGCGATTCAAGTGTTCGTGAGCATATATGTCGCGAGCGGATTTTGGGTATGGCTTTCAGCTAGAGAAGCATATCATATTGGATCCAGCGGTATTGTATATGGACTTGTGTCGTTTTTGTTTTTCATAGGATTGCTTAGGCGTGATCAGAAGTCCATGGCGGTATCTTTATGCGTGTTTTTGCTGTATGGAGGCATGATGTATGGTTTGATGCCGTCAAATGGCGAAGTTTCATGGGAGTCGCATTTGTTCGGAACGTTGACAGGCTTGTTTTGCGCCCTTTATTTCCAAAATTACTCCGAAGAATCAAAACCTAGTTTGAGACCTGTAGAATCAAGAGGTGTTGATTATACTAGAAGCAGACTTGAATACCCAAAAAGGCATGTGATGAGAATCTCTTCGCATACTCATGGCAAGCAAGTTAGGTTTAAGTACAAGGTTAAAAAATCCGAAAATAATAACAACCCAAGAAAAAGATAG
- a CDS encoding peptide MFS transporter — MDKVNVNQEQIFGHPKGLFVLFFTEMWERFSYYGMRAILVLFLVAKSEDGGMGWDKPEALILYGVYTALVYVMAIPGGILADRYLGQKKSVLLGAVLLVIGPLFLTLEGFVPSTLQATFFFTGLGIIILGVGALKPNISTMVGSLYHPKDNRRDMGFTIFYIGINLGAFLSGLIVASVAANFGWHFGFGVSAIGMILGLIVYTSGQKYLEGVDVKVNEENKQLKNSSSSQALSKKEKDRLVVLSISFLVVIVFWGAFEQAGGLMNIYAQEKVNRFVGDFEIPAGWFQSVNSLYIMIFGTLVAAFWVRWGKMGRESSSLFKMAVGTIIMGLGFLFMIGATHQLVYDAQGEIVQKASMMWLFGAYFLHTIGELCLSPVALSFVTRLAPAKYTSMVMGVFFAMTGFGNLLAGSLGALSASLGDEEIFKLIVIVSVGVGVVLLAFLSKLKKLTHGADNESSYPSKDLEGELDLQQ; from the coding sequence ATGGATAAGGTAAATGTTAATCAAGAGCAGATTTTTGGCCACCCAAAAGGATTGTTTGTCCTATTTTTTACTGAAATGTGGGAAAGGTTCAGCTACTATGGAATGAGGGCTATATTGGTTCTTTTTTTAGTAGCTAAGAGCGAAGATGGAGGCATGGGTTGGGATAAGCCGGAAGCATTGATTTTATATGGTGTTTATACCGCGCTTGTGTATGTGATGGCCATTCCTGGGGGGATTTTAGCTGATAGGTATTTGGGACAAAAGAAGTCTGTGTTGCTGGGAGCTGTATTGCTTGTGATTGGACCGCTATTTTTAACTTTGGAAGGCTTTGTCCCCTCGACGCTTCAGGCAACATTCTTTTTTACAGGCTTAGGGATTATAATCCTTGGGGTAGGAGCTTTGAAACCTAATATTTCTACGATGGTTGGTTCTTTGTATCACCCGAAGGATAATCGAAGGGATATGGGGTTCACGATTTTTTATATTGGAATAAATTTAGGAGCATTTCTGTCTGGGTTGATTGTGGCATCTGTCGCCGCTAATTTTGGATGGCATTTCGGTTTTGGAGTTTCAGCTATTGGAATGATTCTCGGTTTGATAGTTTACACTTCTGGGCAAAAGTATTTGGAAGGCGTTGATGTGAAAGTGAATGAAGAAAATAAACAGCTGAAAAATAGTTCATCCAGTCAAGCTTTGTCAAAAAAAGAAAAAGATCGATTAGTTGTGCTCTCGATTTCATTTTTGGTAGTGATTGTATTTTGGGGCGCTTTTGAGCAAGCAGGAGGTTTGATGAATATTTACGCTCAAGAAAAGGTGAACAGATTTGTCGGGGATTTTGAAATTCCGGCAGGTTGGTTTCAATCCGTTAATTCGCTTTACATTATGATTTTTGGAACCTTGGTTGCCGCATTTTGGGTAAGGTGGGGTAAAATGGGAAGGGAAAGCAGCTCTTTGTTTAAAATGGCTGTCGGTACCATAATCATGGGACTTGGTTTTTTGTTCATGATTGGAGCTACTCATCAATTAGTCTATGACGCTCAAGGCGAGATTGTGCAAAAAGCGAGCATGATGTGGTTGTTTGGAGCTTATTTTTTGCATACGATTGGAGAGCTTTGTCTTTCTCCGGTTGCTTTGTCATTTGTAACAAGATTGGCTCCTGCCAAGTACACATCCATGGTTATGGGCGTGTTTTTCGCCATGACCGGTTTTGGAAATTTACTAGCAGGTTCTTTGGGAGCATTGTCGGCAAGTTTGGGGGATGAGGAAATTTTTAAGCTTATAGTGATTGTTTCAGTGGGTGTTGGAGTCGTATTATTGGCTTTTTTAAGTAAACTTAAGAAGTTGACTCATGGTGCGGACAATGAATCCTCTTATCCAAGTAAAGATTTGGAGGGAGAATTGGATTTGCAACAATAA
- a CDS encoding SiaB family protein kinase: MIENTVQNFDMRSQHFLSCSGNVNENSLDDIINEIDESISSESVDRKFGKKIFRISVELLQNIFQHTDYNLLDDSNKNYYFNIIKTGDQSFEIKSKNLVSKSEAERLSKKLEIANKLDVNQLNEAYRLKLNFGKFEGSGGAGLGILDILRKSSQKINFQFEEYDQACLFLVLRVKVN; this comes from the coding sequence ATGATTGAGAATACTGTGCAAAATTTTGATATGCGGAGTCAACATTTTTTGAGCTGTAGTGGCAACGTCAATGAAAACTCATTAGACGATATCATCAATGAGATAGATGAAAGTATCTCTAGCGAGTCTGTGGATAGAAAATTTGGGAAGAAAATCTTCAGGATTTCAGTTGAACTCTTGCAAAATATTTTCCAACATACGGATTATAATTTGTTGGATGATTCGAATAAGAATTATTATTTCAACATCATCAAGACAGGCGATCAGTCTTTTGAAATCAAGTCCAAGAACTTGGTTAGCAAGAGCGAGGCAGAAAGATTGTCCAAAAAATTGGAGATCGCGAACAAATTGGATGTAAATCAGCTCAACGAAGCTTACAGGCTTAAATTGAATTTTGGAAAATTCGAAGGTTCAGGAGGTGCTGGATTGGGAATATTGGATATTTTGCGCAAGTCCTCGCAAAAAATCAATTTTCAATTCGAAGAATATGACCAAGCTTGTTTATTTTTGGTATTAAGAGTTAAGGTAAATTAA
- a CDS encoding DUF1987 domain-containing protein, whose amino-acid sequence MMSNFYLKSTPKTPYINFEGDTGDFRLAGRSIPENSIEYYRPLMEWLESYIDHPAKEINIEARFEYFNTSSSKCLVEMFRLFERIHKDGKSSVYMKWYYEEDDEDMMDSGEDFSLIFGFPVEIIQDTEV is encoded by the coding sequence ATGATGAGTAATTTTTATTTGAAATCAACACCAAAAACACCTTACATTAATTTTGAAGGGGATACGGGGGACTTCAGACTAGCGGGTAGATCTATACCCGAGAATTCGATAGAGTATTACAGGCCTTTGATGGAATGGTTGGAGAGTTATATCGACCATCCGGCAAAAGAAATTAATATTGAAGCTAGGTTTGAATATTTCAATACAAGTTCGTCTAAATGTTTGGTTGAGATGTTTAGACTTTTTGAAAGAATTCATAAAGATGGAAAATCTTCTGTGTATATGAAATGGTATTATGAGGAAGATGACGAGGATATGATGGATTCTGGCGAGGATTTTAGTTTGATCTTTGGTTTTCCTGTTGAGATAATACAGGATACCGAGGTGTGA
- a CDS encoding DUF2911 domain-containing protein: MKVRTGFIAVVLIALFCLKGYGQDLPRLSPLCKMSQKIGLTEISLEYSRPSTKGREIFGGLVPYNQVWRAGANACTKVTFSTDVVINGKELPKGTYGLFVIPNKDSWKVSFNSNFDQWGSTDYDSELDVLATVVKPETTEYTETFTFEVSDIKSETADLTLKWADTKVNIPISVPVLAMADENIKEKLEEIQNPYFTYFNIARYYLGVHENKKGLEYAKMAAETSGKYWVLKLLSEAYAANLDYKLAVKEGKKALSAAKKAGDSNYTIAIERNINAWSQRR, encoded by the coding sequence ATGAAGGTGAGGACAGGATTTATTGCTGTAGTGCTAATCGCATTATTTTGTTTGAAAGGTTATGGACAGGATTTGCCAAGGTTGAGTCCCTTGTGCAAAATGTCTCAAAAGATAGGTTTGACAGAGATAAGCCTTGAATATTCAAGACCAAGCACCAAGGGAAGAGAGATTTTTGGAGGCCTTGTGCCATACAATCAAGTATGGAGAGCGGGAGCCAATGCATGCACAAAAGTCACTTTTTCGACGGATGTGGTTATCAATGGCAAGGAATTGCCTAAAGGAACGTACGGGTTATTTGTTATTCCTAACAAAGATAGTTGGAAAGTATCGTTCAATAGCAATTTTGACCAATGGGGATCGACAGATTATGATTCAGAGTTGGATGTGTTGGCTACAGTAGTCAAGCCTGAGACAACTGAATATACAGAGACTTTTACGTTTGAAGTTAGTGATATAAAGTCAGAAACTGCGGATTTGACTCTTAAATGGGCTGATACGAAAGTGAATATTCCTATTAGCGTTCCTGTCTTAGCGATGGCCGATGAGAATATCAAAGAGAAGTTAGAAGAAATTCAGAACCCTTATTTTACTTATTTTAATATCGCTAGATATTATTTGGGAGTTCACGAAAATAAGAAAGGCTTGGAATATGCAAAAATGGCTGCTGAAACATCTGGCAAATATTGGGTGTTGAAATTGCTTTCTGAAGCATATGCAGCCAATTTAGATTATAAACTTGCGGTGAAAGAAGGCAAGAAAGCACTGTCAGCTGCGAAAAAAGCCGGTGACTCGAATTATACGATTGCTATTGAGCGTAATATTAACGCTTGGTCTCAGAGAAGATAA
- a CDS encoding pseudouridine synthase: MKENFEVKNKPHKHFKIYKPYGYLSQFVPETRKNKKLLGELHDFPDNTMAVGRLDHDSEGLLLLTTDGMFSFDLRQKHVEKEYYVQVDGLIDDKAIELMQKGVEIGVKGKKYTTLPSKVRMLDKEPELPSRGRNIRDSRHGPTSWISVVVTEGKNRQVRKMTAAVGFPTLRLVRVRVGDFVLGQMDVGEVIEIA, translated from the coding sequence ATGAAGGAGAATTTCGAGGTGAAGAACAAACCGCATAAGCATTTTAAAATTTACAAACCTTATGGCTATCTGAGCCAATTTGTTCCAGAGACTAGAAAAAACAAGAAGCTTCTCGGAGAATTACACGATTTCCCTGACAATACCATGGCAGTTGGAAGGTTGGATCATGATTCGGAAGGTTTGTTGTTGCTTACTACAGATGGCATGTTTAGCTTTGATTTAAGACAGAAGCATGTTGAGAAGGAATATTATGTGCAAGTTGATGGTTTGATAGACGACAAAGCTATTGAGCTGATGCAAAAAGGCGTGGAAATTGGCGTAAAAGGAAAAAAGTACACAACCCTTCCCTCCAAAGTGCGCATGTTGGACAAAGAGCCTGAATTGCCTTCAAGAGGAAGAAATATACGTGATTCAAGGCATGGTCCGACTAGCTGGATCTCTGTGGTTGTAACCGAAGGGAAAAACAGGCAAGTTAGAAAAATGACGGCCGCGGTAGGGTTTCCTACTTTGAGATTGGTTAGGGTTAGAGTAGGTGATTTTGTTCTTGGACAAATGGATGTGGGAGAAGTTATAGAAATTGCATAG
- the apaG gene encoding Co2+/Mg2+ efflux protein ApaG, producing the protein MVTEVTNGIRVSVRQKYQPDYSNPFQAHYVFTYKISIENLTDYTIQLKSRVWNIHDGNGSYREVVGEGVVGQQPVLEPGESHDYVSGCNFKSGIGKMYGKYMFEKIMTGEEFEVNIPEFTLCVPFKLN; encoded by the coding sequence ATGGTAACAGAAGTGACAAATGGCATTAGAGTGTCGGTGAGGCAAAAGTACCAGCCAGACTATTCGAATCCTTTTCAGGCTCATTATGTGTTTACATATAAAATTTCTATCGAGAACTTGACAGACTATACTATACAATTGAAATCTCGTGTTTGGAATATTCATGATGGAAATGGCAGTTATAGAGAAGTGGTAGGAGAAGGAGTAGTAGGGCAGCAACCGGTTTTAGAACCTGGGGAAAGCCATGATTATGTGTCAGGGTGTAATTTCAAATCTGGTATTGGCAAGATGTATGGCAAATACATGTTTGAGAAAATCATGACAGGGGAGGAGTTCGAAGTGAATATTCCGGAATTCACATTATGCGTGCCATTTAAACTGAATTAA
- a CDS encoding chromosome segregation protein SMC produces MSLKEEHEANIIESKKNNKKNFIIIFAVLLIVLLGANLYYNYQLREEKDFIESELNLSKNTIDELTNELDEKIAEVEELGGDVEDLRNAKEELEEEKRKLQSASDYTYRQLKEARKIIAGHKELLKQKDKEIAKLKEVNETLHEENVQLKEDKNKLNKSISDLNDKQSELNSKIKTASRLQAEKITLFAINEKGKEREGDVWRKRHTFKIKTQFGIADNKVAPIEIKEILLRIVDTNTNQVIFDVAKGSGTFMLDGEEEFYTAKQEILFDNSGQEITFLYDKGTEFDRGNYKIELYTDGYLMGVKSFTIK; encoded by the coding sequence ATGTCACTAAAAGAAGAGCACGAAGCGAATATCATTGAAAGCAAAAAAAACAACAAGAAGAATTTTATAATCATTTTTGCTGTCTTGTTGATAGTTTTGTTAGGGGCTAACCTTTATTACAATTATCAATTAAGAGAAGAAAAAGATTTTATTGAATCAGAGTTGAATCTTTCAAAAAATACAATTGACGAACTCACCAATGAATTGGATGAGAAAATCGCTGAAGTTGAAGAACTTGGAGGTGACGTTGAGGATTTAAGAAATGCAAAAGAAGAGCTTGAAGAAGAAAAGCGAAAGTTGCAGTCGGCTAGTGACTATACATATAGACAACTTAAGGAAGCAAGAAAAATCATAGCGGGTCATAAAGAGCTTCTAAAGCAGAAAGACAAAGAGATTGCCAAGCTTAAAGAGGTGAATGAGACTCTTCATGAGGAGAATGTTCAGCTTAAGGAAGATAAAAACAAATTGAACAAGTCGATTTCTGATTTGAATGATAAACAATCGGAATTGAATAGCAAGATTAAGACAGCTTCCAGATTGCAAGCGGAAAAGATCACTTTGTTTGCGATCAATGAGAAAGGCAAAGAGAGAGAAGGCGATGTGTGGAGAAAAAGACATACATTCAAGATCAAAACTCAATTTGGCATAGCTGATAATAAGGTGGCTCCAATTGAGATCAAGGAGATTTTGCTTAGAATCGTAGACACGAACACAAATCAGGTGATTTTTGACGTGGCGAAAGGTTCAGGAACATTTATGTTGGATGGCGAAGAGGAGTTCTACACTGCCAAGCAAGAAATCTTGTTTGACAATTCAGGACAGGAAATTACCTTCTTGTATGATAAAGGAACTGAATTTGACAGAGGAAATTATAAAATCGAATTGTATACGGATGGATATTTGATGGGAGTGAAATCCTTTACAATCAAGTAG
- a CDS encoding pyruvate dehydrogenase complex dihydrolipoamide acetyltransferase, translating to MAEIIRMPKMSDTMTEGVIASWLKKVGDEVNSGDILAEVETDKATMELESYDDGVLLYIGVQEKEAVPVDAVIAIIGEEGENIDDVIAQIKSGGSAAETKSEETAEAPAEQTVQAEAIDTSNIAASVIRMPKMSDTMKEGVISSWLKQVGDDVQSGDILAEVETDKATMELESYEDGTLLYIGVEAGQSVEIDGIIAIIGEKDADYQTLLKAETQASATSGSAEPQANEAKPATAASESVAAEVTSNTTGADQGRVFASPLAKKMAQDKGYDLSKIKGSGENGRIIKRDVESYVPVAEAPVAKPQAAEAASAPAKIELPQVVGEEKFREEPVSQMRKTIANRLSESKFTAPHFYVSMEINMDKVMEARKSMNEISPVKISFNDIIVKAAAAAIRKNPGVNASWLGDKIRYNEHINIGIAMAVPDGLLVPVVKFTDNKSVSHISAEIKDYGVKAKNKQLQPSDWEGNTFTISNLGMFGVEDFTAIINAPDVCILAVGGIHQKPVIKDNQVVPGNVMKVTLSSDHRVVDGAVAASFLQTLKNLLEDPIRLLV from the coding sequence ATGGCTGAAATAATCAGAATGCCTAAGATGAGTGACACGATGACAGAAGGAGTGATTGCATCGTGGTTAAAAAAGGTAGGAGACGAGGTGAATTCAGGTGATATATTAGCTGAGGTGGAAACTGATAAAGCTACTATGGAACTTGAGTCTTATGATGATGGTGTCCTATTGTATATAGGGGTTCAAGAAAAAGAAGCTGTTCCTGTTGACGCTGTAATAGCGATCATTGGCGAGGAAGGCGAGAATATAGACGACGTTATTGCTCAAATCAAGTCAGGTGGTTCCGCTGCGGAGACAAAATCTGAAGAAACTGCTGAGGCTCCTGCTGAGCAAACTGTTCAAGCGGAAGCTATTGATACTTCCAATATAGCAGCTAGCGTTATCAGAATGCCAAAGATGAGCGATACTATGAAGGAAGGAGTGATTTCTTCGTGGTTGAAGCAAGTTGGCGATGATGTTCAGTCGGGAGACATTCTAGCGGAAGTGGAAACTGACAAGGCAACCATGGAGTTGGAGTCTTATGAAGATGGAACATTGCTTTATATTGGCGTTGAGGCAGGTCAGTCTGTTGAGATCGATGGAATTATAGCTATTATCGGAGAAAAAGACGCTGATTACCAAACATTATTGAAAGCTGAAACTCAGGCTTCTGCGACTAGTGGTTCTGCCGAGCCTCAAGCAAACGAAGCGAAGCCAGCAACAGCCGCTAGTGAATCTGTAGCTGCGGAAGTTACATCAAATACAACTGGAGCTGATCAAGGAAGGGTATTTGCGTCTCCCTTGGCGAAGAAAATGGCTCAAGATAAAGGATATGATCTTTCGAAAATAAAAGGTTCGGGAGAGAATGGACGTATTATCAAGAGAGATGTTGAGAGTTATGTTCCGGTAGCGGAAGCGCCAGTTGCTAAGCCTCAAGCTGCTGAAGCCGCTAGCGCGCCAGCGAAAATCGAATTGCCTCAGGTGGTTGGAGAAGAGAAATTTAGAGAAGAACCAGTTTCTCAAATGCGTAAGACGATTGCCAATCGATTGTCTGAGTCAAAATTCACAGCTCCTCATTTCTATGTTTCGATGGAAATCAACATGGATAAGGTGATGGAAGCTAGAAAGAGCATGAATGAGATTTCTCCAGTTAAGATTTCTTTCAATGATATTATCGTAAAAGCCGCCGCGGCAGCTATTAGAAAAAACCCTGGAGTGAACGCATCATGGCTTGGCGACAAAATCAGATACAATGAGCATATCAACATTGGTATTGCAATGGCAGTTCCAGATGGTTTGCTTGTTCCTGTGGTTAAATTTACGGATAATAAATCTGTATCTCATATCTCTGCTGAAATTAAGGATTACGGCGTTAAAGCTAAGAATAAGCAGTTGCAGCCATCGGATTGGGAAGGCAATACATTTACAATTTCTAATTTGGGTATGTTTGGCGTGGAGGATTTCACTGCTATTATCAATGCTCCTGACGTTTGTATTTTGGCCGTTGGCGGTATTCACCAGAAGCCAGTGATTAAGGATAATCAAGTAGTGCCGGGCAATGTAATGAAAGTTACACTTTCTAGTGATCATAGAGTAGTGGATGGCGCAGTTGCGGCTTCTTTCTTACAAACTTTGAAAAACCTATTGGAAGATCCAATCAGACTTTTAGTCTAA
- a CDS encoding DUF6263 family protein, translated as MTKKGLSLVLFSIFLTFNVFGQENSDLQLHLKKGHKYLTQLESKLQLHSLNTEEQLDFNMNMITNTEVHVRKKKKKDFHLEFQIKDFLLDMQMPEDNVYINTVTKNHEAPENLVAVYDKIRNLPMSLSVTHKGDVFNRVNLRESFPEMPQKQADQISESINSFFIPLPEGPIELEDTWEVNSDGGESVSVKLNYKLDKVTPDFYVISYKGKIESNSTAMEIVGDLEGFQRLDKESCFPLEGEMVMYMDMNMPVVNSDEKIKIVSKLTENFRSRRFK; from the coding sequence ATGACAAAGAAGGGCTTGAGTTTAGTATTATTTTCTATTTTTTTAACTTTTAATGTTTTTGGCCAAGAGAATTCTGATCTGCAGTTGCATCTGAAAAAAGGCCATAAATACCTTACCCAGCTTGAATCCAAGCTACAGCTTCATTCGCTGAACACTGAAGAGCAACTTGATTTCAACATGAATATGATAACCAATACAGAAGTTCATGTTCGAAAGAAGAAGAAAAAGGATTTTCACCTAGAGTTTCAGATAAAGGATTTCTTATTGGATATGCAAATGCCCGAGGATAATGTGTATATCAATACGGTGACAAAAAACCATGAAGCACCTGAAAATTTGGTAGCTGTTTATGATAAAATAAGAAATTTGCCGATGTCTTTAAGCGTAACGCACAAGGGAGATGTTTTCAATCGTGTGAATTTGAGGGAATCATTTCCGGAAATGCCTCAAAAGCAAGCGGATCAAATTTCAGAAAGCATCAATAGTTTTTTCATTCCTTTACCTGAAGGCCCCATAGAGCTTGAGGATACTTGGGAAGTGAATTCCGATGGAGGAGAAAGCGTGTCCGTGAAGCTTAATTATAAATTGGACAAAGTAACGCCTGATTTTTACGTAATTTCTTACAAGGGAAAGATTGAGTCCAATAGCACAGCAATGGAAATAGTTGGAGATTTGGAAGGCTTTCAGCGATTGGATAAAGAGTCATGTTTTCCTCTGGAAGGAGAAATGGTGATGTATATGGATATGAATATGCCAGTGGTAAATTCTGATGAAAAGATAAAAATTGTTTCAAAACTCACAGAAAATTTCAGAAGTCGAAGATTTAAATGA
- a CDS encoding DUF3575 domain-containing protein: protein MQNHVQSQSQYDTLRVSSKQSKTPSLYPLPHRKNSIKVNFAPTLILLGNPPLFGYERVLGKSSSINVYLGYSQLPKFSSDSRNSVEFQMDRKSEGFAFDLDYRRYLTSKNKFGPPDGFYFGPYFQYYGIFTDYKVKYDDREGNSVDGTIGFDLKTYSVGLLLGYQYVISNRVSIDLTFLGFGMAKYNGIFDFDGDLTLDEETEAYNEVLNQLKAKVPDFVVDDDQIKVEGTNSLNAWSLGARFAISVGILF, encoded by the coding sequence ATGCAGAATCATGTTCAGTCACAATCCCAATACGATACTTTGAGGGTTTCATCTAAACAATCGAAGACACCTTCTTTGTATCCCTTGCCGCACAGGAAGAACAGTATCAAGGTGAATTTTGCGCCGACGTTGATTTTGTTGGGCAATCCCCCATTGTTTGGGTATGAGAGGGTATTGGGCAAGTCAAGCTCTATCAATGTGTATTTGGGATATAGCCAGTTGCCAAAATTTAGTTCAGATAGTCGAAATTCTGTGGAGTTCCAGATGGATAGAAAAAGTGAGGGCTTTGCGTTTGACTTGGATTATCGACGATACTTAACCTCAAAAAATAAATTTGGACCTCCAGATGGATTTTATTTTGGACCTTATTTTCAATACTATGGAATATTTACTGACTATAAAGTGAAGTATGATGATCGAGAGGGAAATTCTGTTGATGGAACTATCGGTTTTGACCTTAAAACATATTCCGTAGGCCTTTTGCTTGGATATCAATATGTCATAAGCAATAGAGTTTCTATAGATTTGACTTTTTTAGGTTTTGGCATGGCCAAGTATAATGGCATATTCGATTTTGACGGAGATTTGACTTTGGACGAGGAAACAGAAGCTTATAATGAGGTTTTGAATCAATTGAAAGCTAAAGTGCCGGATTTTGTCGTAGACGATGATCAGATCAAGGTTGAAGGTACAAATTCATTGAATGCGTGGTCGCTTGGCGCTAGATTCGCTATTTCTGTAGGCATCCTTTTTTAG
- a CDS encoding tetratricopeptide repeat protein, giving the protein MKKWRLVLACLLFGLVSCQESVSELSQQAKDHLTSGNLDEARSVFVRILEIDENNFGALNGKGVVEFQSGNFEACVELMDLALNIDSSDYKPYYNRGNAKREMGDLKGALYDYSQAISIKANDADLYNNRAYAHFKLGNLENAKKDYDFALQLNPNHQMAKFNLAMIDVATGDLNGARVKFSELAQNNPESGKIFLQLGKVNLMLGEKVPACEAFVTAKSLGESDADTYLENNCK; this is encoded by the coding sequence ATGAAAAAGTGGAGATTAGTGCTGGCTTGTCTTTTATTTGGTTTGGTCAGTTGTCAAGAATCCGTGAGTGAATTAAGTCAACAAGCTAAAGATCATTTGACAAGTGGAAACTTGGATGAAGCTAGAAGTGTATTTGTAAGAATACTTGAAATTGACGAGAATAATTTTGGTGCTTTGAATGGAAAAGGTGTTGTTGAATTTCAAAGCGGTAATTTTGAAGCTTGTGTTGAATTGATGGATTTGGCTTTGAATATTGATTCTTCGGATTACAAGCCTTATTATAATCGAGGGAATGCTAAAAGAGAAATGGGTGATCTCAAAGGTGCATTATATGATTACTCACAAGCGATCAGTATCAAAGCCAATGACGCTGATTTGTACAATAATAGAGCTTACGCGCACTTCAAGTTGGGGAATTTGGAAAATGCAAAAAAAGACTATGATTTCGCTTTGCAGCTTAACCCGAATCATCAAATGGCTAAATTCAATTTGGCAATGATAGATGTTGCCACAGGAGATTTGAATGGCGCGCGAGTGAAATTCAGTGAGTTGGCTCAGAATAACCCTGAAAGCGGAAAAATATTCCTTCAACTTGGCAAAGTAAACCTTATGCTTGGCGAGAAAGTTCCAGCTTGTGAGGCTTTCGTTACAGCGAAAAGCCTTGGAGAGTCAGACGCTGACACATATTTGGAAAATAATTGCAAATAG